One window from the genome of Methanospirillum lacunae encodes:
- a CDS encoding MEMAR_RS02690 family S-layer glycoprotein, producing MNARIAVIMMVLVACAFIALPASAAINKVSQGGDVFLGEKNLDVTAATGSAKQIAWWQPGSNSDTEQPADIQTVSDAKAFYVSPDIFVGKTGIWYAWNGQATANQTAKGAPAFNVKEPSLSLKIWDATAGEDITGKAIPVGNYANFAVETNMQSLATRPGYQAADGPFKLKVKTSDGGVYQQLVGNNGKSWPLNALTVNQQLWYWVGEGSDHTKFAKNDGWNTAAEDQNNNRLYKAGVYTVWAECNANAMKDMYKAPDGSDYTGKTVSAVKSVQIATDQVKIEANKDTVVRGNPFSVTITGVPNAEYILWVKGTNSMTGATGDQPPMILTTQDNVKQDDPAGPYEIGKYQYEGGAGKSVKQDVPDDPDYHGTKCYAQVKLNSSGTRTVEFKTTKDTKDKKYTVRVERKSGNQYKSDEVDIKVEKGDVTIVAAGDQSYYLGEEVKLSGTNSETDTTYLFITGPNLPTAGAMLKSPKKEVNNNQPQSFDVADVQDDDTYEYKWQTANLEMDAGTYTIYAVSAPNDKDHLNDAQYDTVSLVIKKPYIQATASGSVVAKGDKLYVRGTAEGDPSLGVALWILGKNKVIYATESVNDDMSFEYEVTKETTKSLYAGQY from the coding sequence ATGAACGCACGAATCGCAGTAATAATGATGGTGCTTGTCGCATGTGCATTTATTGCACTTCCGGCATCTGCAGCAATCAACAAGGTCAGCCAGGGAGGAGACGTCTTCCTTGGAGAAAAGAACCTTGATGTGACTGCAGCTACCGGCAGCGCCAAGCAGATTGCATGGTGGCAGCCAGGCAGCAACTCAGATACTGAGCAGCCTGCTGACATTCAGACCGTTTCTGATGCTAAGGCATTCTATGTCTCACCAGACATCTTCGTCGGTAAGACCGGTATTTGGTACGCATGGAATGGCCAGGCTACCGCAAACCAGACTGCAAAGGGAGCACCAGCCTTCAACGTGAAGGAGCCTTCCCTCAGTCTGAAGATCTGGGATGCAACCGCAGGTGAGGATATCACCGGCAAGGCAATTCCAGTCGGTAACTACGCCAACTTTGCAGTTGAAACCAACATGCAGAGCCTTGCAACCCGTCCAGGGTACCAGGCAGCTGATGGTCCGTTCAAGCTGAAGGTCAAGACCTCAGACGGCGGTGTATACCAGCAGCTCGTTGGAAACAACGGCAAGTCCTGGCCACTGAACGCTCTGACCGTCAACCAGCAACTCTGGTACTGGGTCGGAGAAGGCAGTGACCACACCAAATTCGCAAAGAACGACGGGTGGAACACCGCAGCCGAAGACCAGAACAACAACCGCCTGTACAAGGCCGGTGTGTACACAGTCTGGGCAGAGTGTAACGCCAATGCAATGAAGGATATGTACAAGGCTCCTGATGGCTCCGACTACACCGGAAAGACCGTTTCCGCAGTCAAGAGCGTCCAGATTGCCACCGATCAGGTAAAGATCGAGGCCAACAAGGACACAGTAGTCCGTGGCAATCCGTTCTCCGTCACTATCACTGGTGTTCCAAACGCAGAGTACATTCTCTGGGTTAAGGGAACCAACTCCATGACCGGCGCAACTGGCGACCAGCCACCGATGATCCTGACCACTCAGGACAACGTTAAGCAGGACGACCCAGCCGGCCCATACGAAATTGGTAAATACCAGTACGAGGGTGGCGCAGGAAAGAGCGTTAAGCAAGATGTCCCCGACGATCCAGACTACCACGGAACCAAGTGCTACGCACAGGTAAAACTTAATTCCAGTGGTACCCGTACCGTTGAGTTCAAGACAACCAAGGACACCAAGGACAAGAAGTACACCGTTCGTGTCGAGCGCAAGTCCGGCAACCAGTACAAGTCCGATGAGGTCGATATCAAGGTAGAGAAGGGCGATGTTACCATCGTCGCTGCAGGCGACCAGAGCTACTACCTTGGTGAGGAAGTCAAACTCTCCGGAACTAACTCCGAGACTGACACTACATATCTCTTCATCACTGGTCCAAACCTTCCAACCGCAGGTGCAATGCTCAAGTCACCAAAGAAGGAAGTAAACAACAACCAGCCACAGTCCTTCGACGTCGCTGATGTTCAGGATGATGACACTTACGAGTACAAGTGGCAGACTGCAAACCTCGAGATGGATGCAGGAACCTACACTATCTACGCAGTAAGTGCACCAAACGACAAGGATCACCTGAATGATGCACAGTACGACACTGTCTCACTCGTGATCAAGAAGCCGTACATCCAGGCAACTGCATCCGGCTCAGTCGTTGCAAAGGGTGACAAGCTCTACGTCAGAGGTACCGCAGAAGGCGACCCATCACTGGGAGTAGCACTGTGGATCCTCGGTAAGAACAAGGTTATCTACGCAACCGAATCCGTTAACGACGACATGTCGTTCGAGTACGAGGTTACCAAGGAAACTACCAAGAGCCTCTATGCAGGTCAGTAC